Below is a window of Gossypium hirsutum isolate 1008001.06 chromosome A12, Gossypium_hirsutum_v2.1, whole genome shotgun sequence DNA.
aagttctgttttttttttctattcaggAAAATATATTTGCCTTTCCTTTTCATTGCctttttttaaaggttttttcCTTCTTAATTACTTTGTTTCCTTTCCTGTCTCATTCATTAGATTGTATTTCATattctttattaaaaaatagtaaattagtttatgtacattagattaaaaaataaattgatatttttgttaaaaatttcaattatttttattattaaaaattagagtAATTAACGGAATAATCAAATAGTTATATGTGACATGGCATATGTACCTCATATTGACATATAAGGACTATTTTTTAACGATGaaaatgaatgatatttttaacaaaaataatcagtttactttttgatctagcggtttttaataaaaagagacaaaaaaatcTAACTCATAATACAAGGACCTTCAGAGTACTTTTAGGCTCGAATCTTCTTTCATGTTAGCACCTCTAAGATATAACATCCAATGGATTTAAAATTCGAAGTTTCACGTCTGGAATTTCTTCTTCTATCCTATACTGTTATGGATTTATATAAGGGCATTTTTATGTTGGTGAACAACCCTTTTTGTTTGTGTGAACAATTCAACATTCTGTGATGAACATTGAAGGGCATAAATATACATAGAAAAGGGAAGATACCATTTCTCTTTAACCAAACATTTAGACAAAAAATGTAGCATAAACCCTCCTAAAAAAACCTACTGGCAAGTGACATATTCCAATGAAGATTACCCTTTTTTGGTAACCGATCACTGTAATTCTTTTTatagtaaaaaaagaagaagaaaagtttGCAAGTTGCAGAACAGTTTCTGTATTGATTTTGATAGGAATTGGTAAAGATTAATCAAGTTCTCTTCAAGTTGTTATAAAATGTTCCATAATAAGGCTTAAAAAAACCAAATGCACCTTTAAACCAGAGGAACACATGGAATTTGAGACTTTTGATCAACATGTTCAATATTCTGGTATTAAATTCTAACACAATTTACCAAGCCAGTTAACTTGAACAAGTTCATTAATTAAACAGATTTTCAACCACCAACATATGTTTGACCCCCATATTTTATCttccaatttttttaaagtaatggATCCAATTCAACAAGTGAAGATGCTTGACATGAtcattaaatatacatatatattattcaaaccTTTCAAAGTGTTATTGATTATGGGCACTTCACATAAAATATGttatcatataataatattaaatatgaattattaagtttttaagataTTAAGTTCGAGTATTGGGGATGAAAATGCTTTtgataatatgtaaaaatatttcaaactcaATATAATGGCTGCAGTTATTCACACTAATTAGAAATTACAATTATTTCTTACTCTAAAATGGTAGCCATGGCGATTATCCTAAAGATACTAGAAGGCtaaaaaaactaaggttttttcCCACACTATCAGAAGTAGCCATGGTGgtattgaaattgattttgacaGAAACTGTTCATAAAATCTCCTCTTGCTAGtgtttcatcatcttcaacctcatgCAATACCTGCAAAATGAAGCAATAAAAAAACGAGATATTTACATTTTACATGCACTTTTAGTATCCAAAATATATGAAGTAAAAATCGTTTTAATGGTGTATTAGAAGTACCCataaatcatcttcctcttcatctCTGGTTGAACATGCAGCTTTGGGAATCTCAATAGCTTCATCGTTGCGTGCGAATCTGCCACGTATACGAGGACGGCTGTCGGCTAGTGTTTTGCGGCATGCATActttaacatcaaacataaaacCAAACCATGTTTAGAAGGGTTTTTAAAACACAATGGATCCAATTAATGTGGTCTCTAAATAAATCAAAACCTTAATTGTTTTGTTGAAGTTCCTTTGATTGCGCTTTGCTCTGTACTTGGAAATCCTTTCTTGTCTCTCTTCTGGGTTGTAACGTCCTACTTTAAAGGGTGTTTGTGCTTCCTCATATGACTTTTGGTTCATATTCTAAAGCCAAAGGAACAAAACAAGAATCGATCCCcattaggaaaaaaaaaaacagagcaaGAAACAGGGAACAAAACGAAGTAACAAACCTCTAAATCTCCATTGCAGGTGTTTTGGGGCATGCTCAAAGCTTGACCTTGAAAATTCTCTGACGCCACGAGAGGATCAAAACAAGGTTGAAATGAAAAGTTTCTTCGCAAGTACTTTGTTACCTCTTGACATTCTTCATTTTTAAGTTCAAAGCCATTCAAGTTGTTGAAACTTTCTTCATACCCCTGTTCCAAATTCGGACCAAATGACAAACAAGACTGGAACTGGGTTCCAAGTAATTGGTTTTGGCAAGTGGGTTGATGATCAACAACTGGGTTTTCTTCTGGGGTTTGTTTATTGTTCAATAAGGCTTGAAGATTATTATAATCTAATGAAGAATCGTTGAGAGGAAAGGAAGGAAGATCAAACAATGAGTGATAATCAATGGTATCAGTGGAAACCATTTCTTTACTGTAGAAACCAAAAACAGAGCAAAGaggaaaaataaaggaaagtTTTGGGTtgattttacttatttttctgTTCGGCCAAGAAACGGCCAGAATGCATAAGGTGACAAGGCTCAGGCACTGAGTTTGTTTATTAACGTCTTCGACATTATTCCATGGAAGAACAAGACAAAGGGTCTCGGGTCTCGCCCTTGGAACAACAGCATTTATATGTAGGACTGGAGATGGAATATATGTATGTGTAGAATTTTGAGACGTTAATCTAATATACGAACGAACCCTTTATTCGAACATGTTGGGAAACTAGACGTAAATGTGGCCCAAGTTGAAGCTATGTTTCGGGCAAAAGGAGACTATAACAAGATCAAGGTGTACCCTTGCCGAATGCCCCAAGGCCCAAACCATTGTCGTCTAAGGCAGTAAGTAAGCTCCCTGCCTCCAAAATAATCAGTTTGATGATAATCAGATTATCAAAAGTTCGAAGACAaatattttaaggaaaaattatcATCAAGGTTACTAAAATAtcagtaattttatattttagacactcaacttcaaaaagttataaaatgattattgaattattcaaatgttgtcatttaagtcattgggttgttaaAGTCGTTGTTGTATGACCTTTTTTGTTCATAACGCTTGCACCAATCGAAagattttctttcctttctcttttacacttcattttattttcatgaaacaactttgagcGTCATAAATCGGCAAACTAAAATCCAACAGCTTTCTTCTTCGATCTCCAACCATAACTATCAGATTGATTTGGATATAAGATTTGTTCTTTTACTCGTCGATGAATACTAATTGTCGAATGATCCTTGGAGCTCACTActtaaacttttacaaaaaaaaaaacttaacaacctcatgatttaaataaaaattttcgaatagttcaatgacttgaataaaattttttaaatagtttagtgaccattttataatttttttaaaattaagtgaccaaaatgtaaaattacCAGTAATTTATAAAGTGACAATAACTTTAACTACAACTCCATACAAATCAAAACATCAAATTATTATTACATCAACATAAAAAAATAGACATCTAGAGATTTGATCTCATGCCATCAACATCTTATAAATCTTTTTTTATCACTTCAACCaatgtttacaattttttttatttaatatttttatacatttcaattttattacataAATTGTCCATTCACATTATTTGAATATCTAtacttactattatttaagtgtGATTAAGATAATGTCACAGCCAACTCAACACCAACTCgattaataaaattactaaaataaatttacataCTTTAAATAAGTTATACAATTACGAGGGTacttttctcctttttcttatttaaaaaaaattacaagtgttgAGATTTGAACCAAGCcatcaacatttaaaaaatattttcttta
It encodes the following:
- the LOC107931897 gene encoding uncharacterized protein, producing the protein MVSTDTIDYHSLFDLPSFPLNDSSLDYNNLQALLNNKQTPEENPVVDHQPTCQNQLLGTQFQSCLSFGPNLEQGYEESFNNLNGFELKNEECQEVTKYLRRNFSFQPCFDPLVASENFQGQALSMPQNTCNGDLENMNQKSYEEAQTPFKVGRYNPEERQERISKYRAKRNQRNFNKTIKYACRKTLADSRPRIRGRFARNDEAIEIPKAACSTRDEEEDDLWVLHEVEDDETLARGDFMNSFCQNQFQYHHGYF